A segment of the Allosaccharopolyspora coralli genome:
CTGCACACCGCACCGAATCCGTCGACGGCCACGAGATCACCCTGGCCACGCACGTGCTCGGCCCGCTGCTGCTCACCGAGGAACTCCGACCGTGCCTGCGGAACGCGTCCAGCGCGTGCGTCGTCTGGGTCTCCTCCGGGGGCATGTACACCCAGTCGCTGCCGGAGGATCCCGAGTACCGCGAGGGTCAGTACCGGGGCGCGACCGCGTACGCCCGCACAAAACGTCTTCAAGTCGCGTTCACGCCGCTGCTGGCGCGGCGCTACCGCACCGACGGCATCCGTGTGCATGCGATGCATCCCGGCTGGGTCGACACGCCGGGCGTGGCCGAGTCACTCCCCGGTTTCCGCCGCGTCACCGAACCACTGCTGCGCGACCCGCACACCGGTGCCGACACCGTCGTCTGGCTGGCGGGGACGACACCCTCACCCGAGGGCGGCAGGTTCTGGCACGACCGACGTCCACGACCGATGCATTACCTGCCGTGGCAGTCGGACGATCCCGAATCGCTGCGACGTCTGTGGAAGTACTGCGCGCGTGAGTCCGGCGTTCAGCCGAGCTGATCCTCTCGAGGTCACGAAACCTGCCACTGTTCCCGCAGCCGCCACAGGGACACGTGGCGTGTCCGGCCTTCGGCACTGCGCCGTCGGTATTCGCGAACGGCTCCCGCGCGACTGAGTTCGTCCAGCGCGTGCCACGT
Coding sequences within it:
- a CDS encoding SDR family NAD(P)-dependent oxidoreductase, with protein sequence MKLSQRLPASCTDFLDRLADTSVVVGYTELGARLRRAGWSQDDPEPGALRNAIAVVTGGSSGLGEATAVGLARLGATVVLLVRDLSRGEQARERIRSEAPNADIVLERCDVSDLADVRRCSGELRSRYTELHVLVHNAGVLPAHRTESVDGHEITLATHVLGPLLLTEELRPCLRNASSACVVWVSSGGMYTQSLPEDPEYREGQYRGATAYARTKRLQVAFTPLLARRYRTDGIRVHAMHPGWVDTPGVAESLPGFRRVTEPLLRDPHTGADTVVWLAGTTPSPEGGRFWHDRRPRPMHYLPWQSDDPESLRRLWKYCARESGVQPS
- a CDS encoding helix-turn-helix domain-containing protein, which translates into the protein MQLGEVVAVDHSWQRAVRRVLARHPDGLSLSEVADEVGLSRANTWHALDELSRAGAVREYRRRSAEGRTRHVSLWRLREQWQVS